From Ptiloglossa arizonensis isolate GNS036 chromosome 10, iyPtiAriz1_principal, whole genome shotgun sequence, the proteins below share one genomic window:
- the Cdc14 gene encoding cell division cycle protein 14 isoform X4: MEDTNDIIVCSTEFIKDRLYFVTLRTMIKPKSPNIHYFSIDDELVYQNFYHDFGPLNLAKLYHYCQKVNKKLKAITLRKKKIVHYTTMDLKKRINAAFLIGSYAIIYCKHTAEEAYYCLTNTPNCPSFTVFRDASVDVMPFNTISLSACLSAIYKCHKLGFFNFEDFCVKEYEYFERVENGDLNWIVPGKFLAFCGPCAESKIENGYPLHAPGTYFTYFRRNNVTTIIRLNKKIYDASSFTNAGFDHKDLFFLDGSTPTESITLQFLKIAETAPGAVAVHCKAGLGRTGSLISSFIMKHYHLTAHEAIAWLRICRPGSVIGHQQKWLENNEPYFHSFVKEPLRSKYGIPVHKHGIYSVIGRPKTAFFSNLKDSHLIQDNVSGIIHRVDGITLDDHTLGASTSATKYKNLSQGDKLNIIKAKRRGLPTNHTLNTTIGCPYLRLTEREIRLRARSQKNRINTLAGNEKEDPTKSVVLPRSTATSIAKRNNNNTTTTSSITSISVSKPVTRASIRTSCITETRTTNASANYSAMQLQQGMNMILRSADRVNRDHSLRQWLYRGK, from the exons ATGGAGGATACAAACGACATAATAGTGTGCTCAACAGAATTCATAAAAG atcGATTATATTTTGTAACATTGAGGACAATGATAAAGCCAAAGAGTCCAAACATCCATTATTTCAGTATCGATGACGAATTAGTTTATCAAAATTTTTATCATGATTTTGGTCCATTGAATCTTGCCAAGTTATATCATTATTGCCAgaaagttaataaaaaattgaaggCAATAAcgttaagaaaaaagaaaattgtacattatacAACTATGGATCTTAAGAAGAGAATCAATGCTGCTTTTCTTATAGGAAGCTATGCT ATAATATATTGTAAACATACAGCAGAAGAAGCATACTACTGTTTAACCAATACTCCTAATTGTCCATCATTTACTGTGTTTCGTGATGCTTCTGTTGATGTGATGCCATTCAATACGATATCCTTGAGTGCATGTCTGAGTGCTATATATAAGTGCCACAAACttggattttttaattttgaagatttttgtGTCAAAGaatatgaatattttgaaaGAGTAGAAAATGGAGATTTAAATTGGATTGTTCCTGGTAAATTTCTTGCATTTTGTGGGCCGTGTGCTGAATCTAAAATAGAAAATG GGTATCCACTTCACGCACCAGGaacatattttacatattttcgaCGCAACAATGTAACTACAATCATACGTCTcaacaaaaaaatatatgatGCTTCAAGTTTCACGAATGCAGGATTTGATCATAAAGATCTATTTTTTCTTGATGGTTCAACTCCAACAGAATCAATTACACTCCAATTTCTTAAAATAGCAGAGACTGCACCAGGTGCTGTTGCGGTACATTGTAAAGCAGGACTTGGCAGAACAGGTTCTTTAATAAGTTCTTTTATCATGAAACATTATCATTTAACAGCTCATGAAGCAATTGCATGGCTAAGAATATGTAGACCAGGTTCGGTAATTGGACATCAACAAAAATGGTTAGAAAA tAATGAGCCATATTTTCACTCTTTCGTGAAAGAGCCACTACGATCAAAATATGGAATTCCAGTGCACAAACATGGAATATATTCTGTAATTGGTAGACCTAAGACAGCATTTTTTTCTAATCTAAAAGATTCTCACCTAATACAAGATAACGTTTCTGGAATAATACATAGAGTAGATGGAATTACATTAGACGACCATACACTTGGTGCCAGTACCAGTGCAACTAAATATAAGAATTTGAGTCAAGgtgataaattaaatataattaaagccAAAAGACGAGGTTTGCCAACAAATCACACGCTTAATACAACTATTGGATG TCCTTACTTAAGACtaacagagagagaaataagATTACGAGCAAGAAGTCAGAAGAACAGAATCAATACATTAGCAGGAAATGAAAAGGAAGATCCCACAAAGAGTGTTGTATTGCCTAGATCAACAGCTACAAGTATTGCTAAAAG AAACAACAACAACACAACTACCACTTCTTCCATTACTTCAATATCTGTATCGAAACCAGTGACAAGGGCCAGTATAAGAACCTCCTGCATCACAGAGACTCGTACTACAAATGCGTCTGCAAATTATTCAGCCATGCAACTACAACAAGGCATGAATATGATACTCAGGTCTGCAGATCGAGTAAATCGCGATCATTCTTTAAGACA ATGGCTTTaccgtggaaaataa
- the Cdc14 gene encoding cell division cycle protein 14 isoform X5, translating to MIKPKSPNIHYFSIDDELVYQNFYHDFGPLNLAKLYHYCQKVNKKLKAITLRKKKIVHYTTMDLKKRINAAFLIGSYAIIYCKHTAEEAYYCLTNTPNCPSFTVFRDASVDVMPFNTISLSACLSAIYKCHKLGFFNFEDFCVKEYEYFERVENGDLNWIVPGKFLAFCGPCAESKIENGYPLHAPGTYFTYFRRNNVTTIIRLNKKIYDASSFTNAGFDHKDLFFLDGSTPTESITLQFLKIAETAPGAVAVHCKAGLGRTGSLISSFIMKHYHLTAHEAIAWLRICRPGSVIGHQQKWLENNEPYFHSFVKEPLRSKYGIPVHKHGIYSVIGRPKTAFFSNLKDSHLIQDNVSGIIHRVDGITLDDHTLGASTSATKYKNLSQGDKLNIIKAKRRGLPTNHTLNTTIGCPYLRLTEREIRLRARSQKNRINTLAGNEKEDPTKSVVLPRSTATSIAKRNNNNTTTTSSITSISVSKPVTRASIRTSCITETRTTNASANYSAMQLQQGMNMILRSADRVNRDHSLRHARTTKSYKTAFIR from the exons ATGATAAAGCCAAAGAGTCCAAACATCCATTATTTCAGTATCGATGACGAATTAGTTTATCAAAATTTTTATCATGATTTTGGTCCATTGAATCTTGCCAAGTTATATCATTATTGCCAgaaagttaataaaaaattgaaggCAATAAcgttaagaaaaaagaaaattgtacattatacAACTATGGATCTTAAGAAGAGAATCAATGCTGCTTTTCTTATAGGAAGCTATGCT ATAATATATTGTAAACATACAGCAGAAGAAGCATACTACTGTTTAACCAATACTCCTAATTGTCCATCATTTACTGTGTTTCGTGATGCTTCTGTTGATGTGATGCCATTCAATACGATATCCTTGAGTGCATGTCTGAGTGCTATATATAAGTGCCACAAACttggattttttaattttgaagatttttgtGTCAAAGaatatgaatattttgaaaGAGTAGAAAATGGAGATTTAAATTGGATTGTTCCTGGTAAATTTCTTGCATTTTGTGGGCCGTGTGCTGAATCTAAAATAGAAAATG GGTATCCACTTCACGCACCAGGaacatattttacatattttcgaCGCAACAATGTAACTACAATCATACGTCTcaacaaaaaaatatatgatGCTTCAAGTTTCACGAATGCAGGATTTGATCATAAAGATCTATTTTTTCTTGATGGTTCAACTCCAACAGAATCAATTACACTCCAATTTCTTAAAATAGCAGAGACTGCACCAGGTGCTGTTGCGGTACATTGTAAAGCAGGACTTGGCAGAACAGGTTCTTTAATAAGTTCTTTTATCATGAAACATTATCATTTAACAGCTCATGAAGCAATTGCATGGCTAAGAATATGTAGACCAGGTTCGGTAATTGGACATCAACAAAAATGGTTAGAAAA tAATGAGCCATATTTTCACTCTTTCGTGAAAGAGCCACTACGATCAAAATATGGAATTCCAGTGCACAAACATGGAATATATTCTGTAATTGGTAGACCTAAGACAGCATTTTTTTCTAATCTAAAAGATTCTCACCTAATACAAGATAACGTTTCTGGAATAATACATAGAGTAGATGGAATTACATTAGACGACCATACACTTGGTGCCAGTACCAGTGCAACTAAATATAAGAATTTGAGTCAAGgtgataaattaaatataattaaagccAAAAGACGAGGTTTGCCAACAAATCACACGCTTAATACAACTATTGGATG TCCTTACTTAAGACtaacagagagagaaataagATTACGAGCAAGAAGTCAGAAGAACAGAATCAATACATTAGCAGGAAATGAAAAGGAAGATCCCACAAAGAGTGTTGTATTGCCTAGATCAACAGCTACAAGTATTGCTAAAAG AAACAACAACAACACAACTACCACTTCTTCCATTACTTCAATATCTGTATCGAAACCAGTGACAAGGGCCAGTATAAGAACCTCCTGCATCACAGAGACTCGTACTACAAATGCGTCTGCAAATTATTCAGCCATGCAACTACAACAAGGCATGAATATGATACTCAGGTCTGCAGATCGAGTAAATCGCGATCATTCTTTAAGACA TGCGCGCACGACCAAAAGTTATAAAACTGCATTTATCAGATGA
- the Cdc14 gene encoding cell division cycle protein 14 isoform X2 has protein sequence MEDTNDIIVCSTEFIKDRLYFVTLRTMIKPKSPNIHYFSIDDELVYQNFYHDFGPLNLAKLYHYCQKVNKKLKAITLRKKKIVHYTTMDLKKRINAAFLIGSYAIIYCKHTAEEAYYCLTNTPNCPSFTVFRDASVDVMPFNTISLSACLSAIYKCHKLGFFNFEDFCVKEYEYFERVENGDLNWIVPGKFLAFCGPCAESKIENGYPLHAPGTYFTYFRRNNVTTIIRLNKKIYDASSFTNAGFDHKDLFFLDGSTPTESITLQFLKIAETAPGAVAVHCKAGLGRTGSLISSFIMKHYHLTAHEAIAWLRICRPGSVIGHQQKWLENNEPYFHSFVKEPLRSKYGIPVHKHGIYSVIGRPKTAFFSNLKDSHLIQDNVSGIIHRVDGITLDDHTLGASTSATKYKNLSQGDKLNIIKAKRRGLPTNHTLNTTIGCPYLRLTEREIRLRARSQKNRINTLAGNEKEDPTKSVVLPRSTATSIAKRNNNNTTTTSSITSISVSKPVTRASIRTSCITETRTTNASANYSAMQLQQGMNMILRSADRVNRDHSLRQIMNFKKHK, from the exons ATGGAGGATACAAACGACATAATAGTGTGCTCAACAGAATTCATAAAAG atcGATTATATTTTGTAACATTGAGGACAATGATAAAGCCAAAGAGTCCAAACATCCATTATTTCAGTATCGATGACGAATTAGTTTATCAAAATTTTTATCATGATTTTGGTCCATTGAATCTTGCCAAGTTATATCATTATTGCCAgaaagttaataaaaaattgaaggCAATAAcgttaagaaaaaagaaaattgtacattatacAACTATGGATCTTAAGAAGAGAATCAATGCTGCTTTTCTTATAGGAAGCTATGCT ATAATATATTGTAAACATACAGCAGAAGAAGCATACTACTGTTTAACCAATACTCCTAATTGTCCATCATTTACTGTGTTTCGTGATGCTTCTGTTGATGTGATGCCATTCAATACGATATCCTTGAGTGCATGTCTGAGTGCTATATATAAGTGCCACAAACttggattttttaattttgaagatttttgtGTCAAAGaatatgaatattttgaaaGAGTAGAAAATGGAGATTTAAATTGGATTGTTCCTGGTAAATTTCTTGCATTTTGTGGGCCGTGTGCTGAATCTAAAATAGAAAATG GGTATCCACTTCACGCACCAGGaacatattttacatattttcgaCGCAACAATGTAACTACAATCATACGTCTcaacaaaaaaatatatgatGCTTCAAGTTTCACGAATGCAGGATTTGATCATAAAGATCTATTTTTTCTTGATGGTTCAACTCCAACAGAATCAATTACACTCCAATTTCTTAAAATAGCAGAGACTGCACCAGGTGCTGTTGCGGTACATTGTAAAGCAGGACTTGGCAGAACAGGTTCTTTAATAAGTTCTTTTATCATGAAACATTATCATTTAACAGCTCATGAAGCAATTGCATGGCTAAGAATATGTAGACCAGGTTCGGTAATTGGACATCAACAAAAATGGTTAGAAAA tAATGAGCCATATTTTCACTCTTTCGTGAAAGAGCCACTACGATCAAAATATGGAATTCCAGTGCACAAACATGGAATATATTCTGTAATTGGTAGACCTAAGACAGCATTTTTTTCTAATCTAAAAGATTCTCACCTAATACAAGATAACGTTTCTGGAATAATACATAGAGTAGATGGAATTACATTAGACGACCATACACTTGGTGCCAGTACCAGTGCAACTAAATATAAGAATTTGAGTCAAGgtgataaattaaatataattaaagccAAAAGACGAGGTTTGCCAACAAATCACACGCTTAATACAACTATTGGATG TCCTTACTTAAGACtaacagagagagaaataagATTACGAGCAAGAAGTCAGAAGAACAGAATCAATACATTAGCAGGAAATGAAAAGGAAGATCCCACAAAGAGTGTTGTATTGCCTAGATCAACAGCTACAAGTATTGCTAAAAG AAACAACAACAACACAACTACCACTTCTTCCATTACTTCAATATCTGTATCGAAACCAGTGACAAGGGCCAGTATAAGAACCTCCTGCATCACAGAGACTCGTACTACAAATGCGTCTGCAAATTATTCAGCCATGCAACTACAACAAGGCATGAATATGATACTCAGGTCTGCAGATCGAGTAAATCGCGATCATTCTTTAAGACA AATAATGAATTTCAAAAAACATAAATAG
- the Cdc14 gene encoding cell division cycle protein 14 isoform X3: MEDTNDIIVCSTEFIKDRLYFVTLRTMIKPKSPNIHYFSIDDELVYQNFYHDFGPLNLAKLYHYCQKVNKKLKAITLRKKKIVHYTTMDLKKRINAAFLIGSYAIIYCKHTAEEAYYCLTNTPNCPSFTVFRDASVDVMPFNTISLSACLSAIYKCHKLGFFNFEDFCVKEYEYFERVENGDLNWIVPGKFLAFCGPCAESKIENGYPLHAPGTYFTYFRRNNVTTIIRLNKKIYDASSFTNAGFDHKDLFFLDGSTPTESITLQFLKIAETAPGAVAVHCKAGLGRTGSLISSFIMKHYHLTAHEAIAWLRICRPGSVIGHQQKWLENNEPYFHSFVKEPLRSKYGIPVHKHGIYSVIGRPKTAFFSNLKDSHLIQDNVSGIIHRVDGITLDDHTLGASTSATKYKNLSQGDKLNIIKAKRRGLPTNHTLNTTIGCPYLRLTEREIRLRARSQKNRINTLAGNEKEDPTKSVVLPRSTATSIAKRNNNNTTTTSSITSISVSKPVTRASIRTSCITETRTTNASANYSAMQLQQGMNMILRSADRVNRDHSLRQLDYCPGL, translated from the exons ATGGAGGATACAAACGACATAATAGTGTGCTCAACAGAATTCATAAAAG atcGATTATATTTTGTAACATTGAGGACAATGATAAAGCCAAAGAGTCCAAACATCCATTATTTCAGTATCGATGACGAATTAGTTTATCAAAATTTTTATCATGATTTTGGTCCATTGAATCTTGCCAAGTTATATCATTATTGCCAgaaagttaataaaaaattgaaggCAATAAcgttaagaaaaaagaaaattgtacattatacAACTATGGATCTTAAGAAGAGAATCAATGCTGCTTTTCTTATAGGAAGCTATGCT ATAATATATTGTAAACATACAGCAGAAGAAGCATACTACTGTTTAACCAATACTCCTAATTGTCCATCATTTACTGTGTTTCGTGATGCTTCTGTTGATGTGATGCCATTCAATACGATATCCTTGAGTGCATGTCTGAGTGCTATATATAAGTGCCACAAACttggattttttaattttgaagatttttgtGTCAAAGaatatgaatattttgaaaGAGTAGAAAATGGAGATTTAAATTGGATTGTTCCTGGTAAATTTCTTGCATTTTGTGGGCCGTGTGCTGAATCTAAAATAGAAAATG GGTATCCACTTCACGCACCAGGaacatattttacatattttcgaCGCAACAATGTAACTACAATCATACGTCTcaacaaaaaaatatatgatGCTTCAAGTTTCACGAATGCAGGATTTGATCATAAAGATCTATTTTTTCTTGATGGTTCAACTCCAACAGAATCAATTACACTCCAATTTCTTAAAATAGCAGAGACTGCACCAGGTGCTGTTGCGGTACATTGTAAAGCAGGACTTGGCAGAACAGGTTCTTTAATAAGTTCTTTTATCATGAAACATTATCATTTAACAGCTCATGAAGCAATTGCATGGCTAAGAATATGTAGACCAGGTTCGGTAATTGGACATCAACAAAAATGGTTAGAAAA tAATGAGCCATATTTTCACTCTTTCGTGAAAGAGCCACTACGATCAAAATATGGAATTCCAGTGCACAAACATGGAATATATTCTGTAATTGGTAGACCTAAGACAGCATTTTTTTCTAATCTAAAAGATTCTCACCTAATACAAGATAACGTTTCTGGAATAATACATAGAGTAGATGGAATTACATTAGACGACCATACACTTGGTGCCAGTACCAGTGCAACTAAATATAAGAATTTGAGTCAAGgtgataaattaaatataattaaagccAAAAGACGAGGTTTGCCAACAAATCACACGCTTAATACAACTATTGGATG TCCTTACTTAAGACtaacagagagagaaataagATTACGAGCAAGAAGTCAGAAGAACAGAATCAATACATTAGCAGGAAATGAAAAGGAAGATCCCACAAAGAGTGTTGTATTGCCTAGATCAACAGCTACAAGTATTGCTAAAAG AAACAACAACAACACAACTACCACTTCTTCCATTACTTCAATATCTGTATCGAAACCAGTGACAAGGGCCAGTATAAGAACCTCCTGCATCACAGAGACTCGTACTACAAATGCGTCTGCAAATTATTCAGCCATGCAACTACAACAAGGCATGAATATGATACTCAGGTCTGCAGATCGAGTAAATCGCGATCATTCTTTAAGACA ATTGGATTACTGTCCAGGCCTCTAA
- the Cdc14 gene encoding cell division cycle protein 14 isoform X1 has product MEDTNDIIVCSTEFIKDRLYFVTLRTMIKPKSPNIHYFSIDDELVYQNFYHDFGPLNLAKLYHYCQKVNKKLKAITLRKKKIVHYTTMDLKKRINAAFLIGSYAIIYCKHTAEEAYYCLTNTPNCPSFTVFRDASVDVMPFNTISLSACLSAIYKCHKLGFFNFEDFCVKEYEYFERVENGDLNWIVPGKFLAFCGPCAESKIENGYPLHAPGTYFTYFRRNNVTTIIRLNKKIYDASSFTNAGFDHKDLFFLDGSTPTESITLQFLKIAETAPGAVAVHCKAGLGRTGSLISSFIMKHYHLTAHEAIAWLRICRPGSVIGHQQKWLENNEPYFHSFVKEPLRSKYGIPVHKHGIYSVIGRPKTAFFSNLKDSHLIQDNVSGIIHRVDGITLDDHTLGASTSATKYKNLSQGDKLNIIKAKRRGLPTNHTLNTTIGCPYLRLTEREIRLRARSQKNRINTLAGNEKEDPTKSVVLPRSTATSIAKRNNNNTTTTSSITSISVSKPVTRASIRTSCITETRTTNASANYSAMQLQQGMNMILRSADRVNRDHSLRHARTTKSYKTAFIR; this is encoded by the exons ATGGAGGATACAAACGACATAATAGTGTGCTCAACAGAATTCATAAAAG atcGATTATATTTTGTAACATTGAGGACAATGATAAAGCCAAAGAGTCCAAACATCCATTATTTCAGTATCGATGACGAATTAGTTTATCAAAATTTTTATCATGATTTTGGTCCATTGAATCTTGCCAAGTTATATCATTATTGCCAgaaagttaataaaaaattgaaggCAATAAcgttaagaaaaaagaaaattgtacattatacAACTATGGATCTTAAGAAGAGAATCAATGCTGCTTTTCTTATAGGAAGCTATGCT ATAATATATTGTAAACATACAGCAGAAGAAGCATACTACTGTTTAACCAATACTCCTAATTGTCCATCATTTACTGTGTTTCGTGATGCTTCTGTTGATGTGATGCCATTCAATACGATATCCTTGAGTGCATGTCTGAGTGCTATATATAAGTGCCACAAACttggattttttaattttgaagatttttgtGTCAAAGaatatgaatattttgaaaGAGTAGAAAATGGAGATTTAAATTGGATTGTTCCTGGTAAATTTCTTGCATTTTGTGGGCCGTGTGCTGAATCTAAAATAGAAAATG GGTATCCACTTCACGCACCAGGaacatattttacatattttcgaCGCAACAATGTAACTACAATCATACGTCTcaacaaaaaaatatatgatGCTTCAAGTTTCACGAATGCAGGATTTGATCATAAAGATCTATTTTTTCTTGATGGTTCAACTCCAACAGAATCAATTACACTCCAATTTCTTAAAATAGCAGAGACTGCACCAGGTGCTGTTGCGGTACATTGTAAAGCAGGACTTGGCAGAACAGGTTCTTTAATAAGTTCTTTTATCATGAAACATTATCATTTAACAGCTCATGAAGCAATTGCATGGCTAAGAATATGTAGACCAGGTTCGGTAATTGGACATCAACAAAAATGGTTAGAAAA tAATGAGCCATATTTTCACTCTTTCGTGAAAGAGCCACTACGATCAAAATATGGAATTCCAGTGCACAAACATGGAATATATTCTGTAATTGGTAGACCTAAGACAGCATTTTTTTCTAATCTAAAAGATTCTCACCTAATACAAGATAACGTTTCTGGAATAATACATAGAGTAGATGGAATTACATTAGACGACCATACACTTGGTGCCAGTACCAGTGCAACTAAATATAAGAATTTGAGTCAAGgtgataaattaaatataattaaagccAAAAGACGAGGTTTGCCAACAAATCACACGCTTAATACAACTATTGGATG TCCTTACTTAAGACtaacagagagagaaataagATTACGAGCAAGAAGTCAGAAGAACAGAATCAATACATTAGCAGGAAATGAAAAGGAAGATCCCACAAAGAGTGTTGTATTGCCTAGATCAACAGCTACAAGTATTGCTAAAAG AAACAACAACAACACAACTACCACTTCTTCCATTACTTCAATATCTGTATCGAAACCAGTGACAAGGGCCAGTATAAGAACCTCCTGCATCACAGAGACTCGTACTACAAATGCGTCTGCAAATTATTCAGCCATGCAACTACAACAAGGCATGAATATGATACTCAGGTCTGCAGATCGAGTAAATCGCGATCATTCTTTAAGACA TGCGCGCACGACCAAAAGTTATAAAACTGCATTTATCAGATGA